The sequence GTAAGAATGTTGGGAAGACCCAGCGTTCAACATTAAAAGGTGATTGAAAATGACGTTACGAAGAAATGAGGATGCCTTCACCGGCCTTGAGGCCGCAATCGTTCTGATTGCGTTCATCGTGGTCGCTGCGGTCTTCTCGTATGTTATGCTCGGCGCAGGGTTCTTCACAACCCAGAAGAGCCAGGAGACGGTCTACTCCGCTATCGGACAGGCTGGTACGAATATGGAGGTCTCCGGACCGGTTATTCTAGAAACAAACACTGATTCACAAGTGAAGAGTGTGGCCTTTACACTTATCCTTGCTGCAGGCGGGATGCCGGTTGACATGAAGAGGGTGACCTATACAGTCTCCACTCAGACAAGCATTGATGATCTGACATTAAATGATGCTGCTGTTGATATGAGTAAGCACAACGCTAATGACAACGATCTCCTTGAGCGGGGGGAGATAGCGGAAATTACGATAACCGGCTCTAGTGTCGGAAATATAAAAGCAAATCTCCCGTTCACCATTGAAGTGAAACCCTCAACCGGAGCTGCACTCCCGATTACCCGGTTTGCACCACTCTCATTTGGGAAGAACGCTTTTTATGAGGTCTACTGAAGGTGATTATGATGAAAAGAAGAAATGATAATGCATTTACCGGCCTTGAAGCTGCTATCGTCCTGATCGCCTTCGTCGTCGTCGCCGCAGTCTTCTCATATGTGATGCTCGGTGCAGGATTCTTCACTGCACAGAAGAGCCAGGAGGTTGTTCACACAGGTATCGGCCAGGCATCATCCAGCATTGAAGTTGTCGGCGATGTGTATGGAATTGCTCAAACTGGAGCAACATATTTGGATACAGTTCGATTCAGCATTGGCCTGACATCAGGCATGTCGCCAATGAACATCTCCGCTATGAGAGTTCACTATACGGATGCAACAGCGAGACATCAAATAACATTTAATAATGATAAATCCGTTACAGCAACTTTAATTGATGGGGAAACACCTGATACTGGGTGGGTTATCAAAAGAGTTGAGAACAGAGATACCGCTATCAACGAGCCTAAGGACAGAGTACTCAGACCGGGAGAGAAGTTCCTCCTTGAGATGAAGGTGCCAACCTCAGCAACACCAAATACCCGGTTTACAATAACCATGCAACCCGAGGTTGGGGCACTGACAACCATTATCCGGACAGTTCCAGCATCGATCTACCCGGTGAACGTTCTCAGGTAAACCAAACAACCACTTTTTTTCTTCTCCTCTGAGCAACTGGGGAGCACGCTCTGCCACATCGGCACGCATCGGAATCCACTCCATCCATGCCATTCTTCCGGATGCCGTATGAACCATGCCATCACCCTACTTTTCTGAAAAGGTACGCTATTCTGGAACAATACCAATCCAAATATTTAATTACCCATACGAAACAATAATATATCTATGGCAGTAGATCAGTCTCAGGTCGACAGCATTCTGGCGAGCGCCTCCGCCGATGATCCCGAGGTGAAACTGCAGAACCTGGAGCGGGAGGTGGAGCTCCTCAAAAAGTCGATCAAGAAGCTGTTGATCGACATCAGGGAGCGGCTCAACGAGGGGGACAACCCCCTGACCGTCCTTGCACAGGGGGGGGGCGGCGAGGTGATCGCCGGCCTCACCGCAGACGATGCCGCCCGCCTCGAAGAGCTTGAGGCGAGGGTGGCAGAGCTCTTTGAGTTCCGCGAGATGGTGGAGCTTGAAGAGGAGGAGAAGCCGAAGAGATCAAAGAAGAGACCTGAGACTGACGATTACCCTGAGGCACAGCCTGCCCCTCCCCTCCCCCAGCTGCCAAACCCGATGATGCCGGAGACCCCGTCTGCCAGCCAGAAGAAAGAGTCCGGTGATGAGAAGCTCTGCCTCCAGAAAGTCTATCATCTCTTCAACTGGACGAAGGCCGCCATCACGAAATACGGCCATGATCGGCTTGATATCATGCTCGACAGCTACCGTTCCATCGGGTACATCACCAAGGAGGCGGCAGACGAGGTAAAAGAGATCGCACGGATCATGCCCGCCTCACTCGGCGAGGAGCATGAGGTCGGGGCAGACGAGTTCGTCTCAGAGCTCTATATTCTTAACCGAATCATGGAACCCGACGACACCTCACTCGATCGCGACATGATCGCCGTGATGATGGAGCGGGATTCGAAGAAGGGTCTTTCAAAGAAATCCGGGCTATCGAAGAGAGAAGAGATCGGGGAGGAGTGGGCGCACCTGATCGATAAAATATAAGACCATCAGGAAACCCGCCCCCTCAGACAGATAAGACACCATGACCTCGGAGACATTTGTCACTGCCATATTTCTGGTTACCGCAATCATAGCGGCAGGTGTCCTCGTCAATGCAATCTTTCCTTCGATCTACCAGGCATCGGAGACCTTCGTTGCGGGATCGCATGAGATGGACGACCGGATGCGGACCGATATCAGGATCATCAATACCGTCCTCCATTCAGATGATGATGTCGCCTATATCTGGATCAAGAACACCGGCGTCAACCCTATCCAGGAGAATCTCATCCCCAGGTTCGATATCTTCCTTGGCAAAACCGGGCAATACAAGCGGTTGACACATGTGGAGGGGGGAGTCCCGGATGCCGGGGAATGGCAATTCATACTCCATGACGACAATGGAAACGGACTCTGGGATCGGGGGGAGACGCTTGAGATCATCGCCAACGGTGGAGTTGTCGGCTCAGGAGACAGGATCGTCTTCCAGGTAGTCCTCCCAAACGGTGTCAGAAGGAGCACTGAATTTGCTGCAGTCTGAGGGGCATGTATGGCGATCGCAAATCTGATCGGGGCAGTCGTCGGAGTCTTCCTCCTGCTCCTTGTGGCATATCTCCTCGTGGGCGCGACCCTTATCACCGCAGAGACGGTGATGAACGCCCAGCGTGAGATGACAGAGGTTCAGGTGACCACCATTCGTACATCCATCGCCATCGAAGAGTATACGCTAACTGACGATCGGCTCTATCTCCTCATAACAAATGACGGAGCAACCATCATCGATCCGAAGCCCGAAGGTATGGATGTCTACCTCTCAGATGATCTGTTCACACAAATGGTCAGGGCATCCTGGATACAGGAGGGGACAATCACCCCCGATGGCATCAACCCCGGCCTCCTCGATCCCGGGGAGTCCCTGAATATGAGCATAGATATCTCCGGTGTTGCCAGTCCCTCATGGGTGAAGGTCGCAACACCAAACGGGATTACTGCATCGAGCTATCTCTGAAGGAGGAAGAATGAAGAATATATACGACGATGACGAGGAAGAAGAGGTCCTTGATGAGGATCTTCATCTGGATACCGGAAAGGAGATCCTCTCCACCGGGAACCCGGAGATCGACAAGAAGATAGCCGACGGCCTCCCCCTCTACTCGATGACCCTCATCGAGGGGGAGAACGACACCGGCAAGAGCGTCATCACCCAGCAGATCACCTGGGGTGCGATGAAGAACTCCTTCCGGGTTGACCTCTTCACCACCGAGAATACCGTCAAGAGTTTCTTAAACCAGATGGAGTCGATGAGCCTTGACATCTCCCAGTACTATGCCTGGGGGTACCTCCGGGTCTTCCCCCTCCATGTCGTCGGCTTCGACTGGGATGAGAAGGATATGCAGGGGATCCTCGGGCGGCTCATCAGGCATATCCAGCAGAGCAAGGCAGAGGTGATCATCATCGACTCGCTCACTCTCTTCTCAGAGTATGCATCGACCGATATGGTCCTCACCTTCTTCACCAATTGCAAGACCCTTGTTGACAATGGCAAGACCATCCTGATCACACTCCACACCTATGCCTTCGATGAAGACTCCCTCGTCCGCATCCGGTCAACCTGCGATGCCCACCTTGTGATGAAGAAGGCGCTCATCGGCGACAAGTATGTGATGGTGATGGAGGTCGGAAAAGTCCGGGGTGCACGGAAGACGACCGGAAACCTGGTATCATTTGAGGTGCACCCGGGGTACGGCATGAAGATCATT is a genomic window of Methanocalculus alkaliphilus containing:
- a CDS encoding FlaD/FlaE family flagellar protein; this translates as MAVDQSQVDSILASASADDPEVKLQNLEREVELLKKSIKKLLIDIRERLNEGDNPLTVLAQGGGGEVIAGLTADDAARLEELEARVAELFEFREMVELEEEEKPKRSKKRPETDDYPEAQPAPPLPQLPNPMMPETPSASQKKESGDEKLCLQKVYHLFNWTKAAITKYGHDRLDIMLDSYRSIGYITKEAADEVKEIARIMPASLGEEHEVGADEFVSELYILNRIMEPDDTSLDRDMIAVMMERDSKKGLSKKSGLSKREEIGEEWAHLIDKI
- a CDS encoding archaellin/type IV pilin N-terminal domain-containing protein codes for the protein MTLRRNEDAFTGLEAAIVLIAFIVVAAVFSYVMLGAGFFTTQKSQETVYSAIGQAGTNMEVSGPVILETNTDSQVKSVAFTLILAAGGMPVDMKRVTYTVSTQTSIDDLTLNDAAVDMSKHNANDNDLLERGEIAEITITGSSVGNIKANLPFTIEVKPSTGAALPITRFAPLSFGKNAFYEVY
- a CDS encoding flagellin, producing the protein MTSETFVTAIFLVTAIIAAGVLVNAIFPSIYQASETFVAGSHEMDDRMRTDIRIINTVLHSDDDVAYIWIKNTGVNPIQENLIPRFDIFLGKTGQYKRLTHVEGGVPDAGEWQFILHDDNGNGLWDRGETLEIIANGGVVGSGDRIVFQVVLPNGVRRSTEFAAV
- a CDS encoding archaellin/type IV pilin N-terminal domain-containing protein, translating into MMKRRNDNAFTGLEAAIVLIAFVVVAAVFSYVMLGAGFFTAQKSQEVVHTGIGQASSSIEVVGDVYGIAQTGATYLDTVRFSIGLTSGMSPMNISAMRVHYTDATARHQITFNNDKSVTATLIDGETPDTGWVIKRVENRDTAINEPKDRVLRPGEKFLLEMKVPTSATPNTRFTITMQPEVGALTTIIRTVPASIYPVNVLR
- a CDS encoding ATPase domain-containing protein, coding for MKNIYDDDEEEEVLDEDLHLDTGKEILSTGNPEIDKKIADGLPLYSMTLIEGENDTGKSVITQQITWGAMKNSFRVDLFTTENTVKSFLNQMESMSLDISQYYAWGYLRVFPLHVVGFDWDEKDMQGILGRLIRHIQQSKAEVIIIDSLTLFSEYASTDMVLTFFTNCKTLVDNGKTILITLHTYAFDEDSLVRIRSTCDAHLVMKKALIGDKYVMVMEVGKVRGARKTTGNLVSFEVHPGYGMKIIPMSFARV